The DNA region TGCCGTTGTACTTCGCGATGTTCGCGTTCCGCACCGGCATCGAGGAACGCACGCTGGTCGCAGGGCTGAAAGGCTATGCCGAATACGCGGCGAGGGTGCGCTACCGCCTCGTGCCGGGATTGTGGTGAGGGATGATCATGGAGAGTTGAACATGGAAGACAGCAAGACCTACACCGGCGGCTGCCATTGCGGCCAGGTCCGCTTCGAATGCACCACCGACATGGCTTTCGTCACCGCATGCAACTGCTCGATCTGCACCAAGAAGGGGCTGCACTTCGTGTTCCTGCCACCGACGAGCTTCCAGCTCCGCGCCGGACAAGAGAACCTGAAGGAATATCTGTTCAACCGCCACGCCATCCACCACCAGCTCTGCCTCGATTGCGGCGTCGACGTGTTCGCACGCGGCAAGAAGCCCGATGGCAGCGATATAGTGGCGCTCAATGTCAGCTGCATCGACGGCGTCGAGCTGTCGAAGCTCGCGATGACGCCGGTGGATGGGCGGAGCCGATAGCGAACCGCTTACGTATTTCGTCATGCCCGCGCTTGACCCGGGCATCCATCGCGCAACAACGTGGACAGCCGTGGGTCAAGCCCGGCCATGACGATCAGCGCAAGATCACGCGGCGATACTCAAACATCCAGCGCCTTGTAGCGGCGGAAGATGCCTTCCTCGTTGAATGGAATGCGGCGGTCGCTGGCGAGATAGGCCTTGATGTTCGGCCGCTCCGCGACGCGGTCGCGCAGCGCGATCAAGCGAGGCACCTTTTTCTCGAACCCCGCCATGCGCCTGGGAAATGCGTAGCGCAGGCCCTCCACGATCTGGAACAGCGACAGGTCGACATAGGTCGCGCGCCTGCCGGTGACGAAGCCGCCGCCATTGGCCTGCACAAGATCCTCGAAATAGCCGAGATATTTCGGCACCCGCGATTCCCAGAAGTCCTCGCTGCGCCGTTTCGCCGGCGCCTTCTGGTCCTCGTAATAGAGCGACGGCCCGAGCGGATGATGGGTGTCGTGGATCTCGAGCACCAGATCCGTGATCGTGAGCTGCAGCTGATGCACCCACAATTTGCCGCCCTCCGCTTTCGGCGCCAGACCGTGGCGCGCGCCGAGATAGAGCAGGATGTTGGCGGTCTGCCCGATCACGAGCTTACCTGCGGTGAGGAATGGCGGCGCAAACGGCGGCGTGCCCTCGTGCGCCTCCATCATCTTCGTCATCGCGCCCATGCCAGCCTTGCCGCGCGCGACGTCGGTGTAGGGCGCACCGGCATCCTCGAGCGCGAGCCGGACATACTCGCCGCGGCCCTGGATCATCGGCCAGTAGTAAAGCTGATAGTGCATGCGCGGACCCCTGGGTCGATGACGGCCGATATGGCCCCACAATCTTGCGGGAGCCGTCGAGCGGACGTCAACGCACCAGTTTGCGATCAGTTCGCCGCGAAGCAGTACAAGAGGCCGTCGCCGCCGGTGCTCTTCAGATCGCTTTGCGAGCAGCCGCCGTCGGGGCCGCGCGAGGGGTGCGACGAATTCCAGGATTTCGACGCATCGTCGTCGCGCAGGCCGATGCGGTCGGAATGGCCGAGCATCGCGGAGCCTTGCGTACTGCTCGTCCAGTTCTTGCAGGTGCGGTCGTCGCCGGTGGCAAAGGCGGTGCCATCGCCCTGCGATCCCGTCAGCACGTCGTGACGGTTCGGCGTGTCGCCGCGGCCATTGATCACCTCGCCCTTCTCGGACAACGCGGTCTGCTTGGTCAGATTGTTGGCGGCGCCATGCAGCTCCGTGACGTCCTTGGCGACCACGACGCCCTTCACATTCTGCCACGGTCCCTTGCCGATGCGGTCGCGCGCGTTCACCGCGGGCTTGCCGTCGGCGGCCTGCGTCGACAGATAGGCGCGCCAGGTCTTCGGCGCGCCGAAGCCTGCGGCCTGCGCCAGCTCCTGGCAGCGATTGTCTGCGCCGGCGAGGCCGCCGAGATTGCCGCCATTGCCGATACCGTTGCTGGTGACGAAGAAGCTGGTGTTCGCGGTCTGCGCCCGCACCGGCGATGTGGCGACGGCTGCGAACGCAAGACAGGCAGGAACGGCAATCCAGGCAACGATCTTCATCTCATCCTCCCGACGGTTGTGATGGTCCGCTGACATCAACCCGCGGCATCAACGGATATTCCAACGCCACGACGCGCGCATGAAGCACGCAAAACAAAAGCGCCGCGGGGTGAGCCGCGGCGCTTTGTGTTGTTCATAGCCGACAACTGGTCAGTTGGTCTCTCAGTTGGTCTCCTGGATCGCCGAGAGCTCCCAGTTGCCGCCACGCTGGCGCAGGAAGGTCCAGACGTCGGTGACCTCCTGCGGCTGCTCGCTGCCGCCGACCAGACGGTTGCTGTTGCGATCGAGCATGACGTCGACCAGCGAGTACCGCATCGCGACCGTGGCATATTCGCTGTCGCCTTCGCGCCAGGCTTCCGCGAGGTCGCCCTGCAGGAGCTTCACATT from Bradyrhizobium genosp. L includes:
- a CDS encoding GFA family protein, encoding MEDSKTYTGGCHCGQVRFECTTDMAFVTACNCSICTKKGLHFVFLPPTSFQLRAGQENLKEYLFNRHAIHHQLCLDCGVDVFARGKKPDGSDIVALNVSCIDGVELSKLAMTPVDGRSR
- a CDS encoding glutathione S-transferase, encoding MHYQLYYWPMIQGRGEYVRLALEDAGAPYTDVARGKAGMGAMTKMMEAHEGTPPFAPPFLTAGKLVIGQTANILLYLGARHGLAPKAEGGKLWVHQLQLTITDLVLEIHDTHHPLGPSLYYEDQKAPAKRRSEDFWESRVPKYLGYFEDLVQANGGGFVTGRRATYVDLSLFQIVEGLRYAFPRRMAGFEKKVPRLIALRDRVAERPNIKAYLASDRRIPFNEEGIFRRYKALDV
- a CDS encoding lectin, coding for MKIVAWIAVPACLAFAAVATSPVRAQTANTSFFVTSNGIGNGGNLGGLAGADNRCQELAQAAGFGAPKTWRAYLSTQAADGKPAVNARDRIGKGPWQNVKGVVVAKDVTELHGAANNLTKQTALSEKGEVINGRGDTPNRHDVLTGSQGDGTAFATGDDRTCKNWTSSTQGSAMLGHSDRIGLRDDDASKSWNSSHPSRGPDGGCSQSDLKSTGGDGLLYCFAAN